A single genomic interval of Pseudomonas sp. FeN3W harbors:
- the greB gene encoding transcription elongation factor GreB yields MSRYRPPRPAGTPLITPEGEARLRAELHELWHVKRPQVTQSVSEAAAQGDRSENAEYTYGKKMLREIDSRVRFLTKRLEKLKVVGDRPSDPNKVYFGAWVTLEDEEGEEARYRIVGPDELDLRQGLISIDSPLARALVGKSLDAEVQVQTPTGMKLWYVVAIEYK; encoded by the coding sequence ATGAGTCGCTATCGCCCACCCCGCCCGGCCGGCACGCCTCTGATCACGCCCGAAGGCGAGGCTCGGCTGCGTGCCGAGCTGCACGAGCTGTGGCACGTCAAGCGCCCGCAGGTGACCCAATCGGTGAGCGAAGCGGCGGCGCAAGGTGATCGTTCGGAGAACGCGGAATACACCTACGGCAAGAAGATGCTGCGAGAAATCGACAGTCGCGTGCGGTTCCTGACCAAGCGGCTGGAGAAGCTCAAGGTCGTCGGCGACCGGCCCAGCGATCCGAACAAGGTGTATTTCGGCGCCTGGGTGACCCTGGAGGATGAGGAGGGTGAGGAAGCGCGTTACCGGATCGTCGGCCCGGACGAACTGGACCTGCGCCAAGGCCTGATCAGCATCGACTCCCCCCTGGCGCGGGCGCTGGTGGGCAAAAGCCTGGATGCCGAAGTCCAGGTGCAAACCCCGACCGGGATGAAGCTCTGGTACGTGGTCGCTATCGAATATAAGTGA
- a CDS encoding 3-deoxy-7-phosphoheptulonate synthase, translating to MADLPIDDLNVASNVTLITPEQLKREIPLTASALQTVSHGRQVVRDILDGKDHRLFIVIGPCSIHDLKAAHEYAERLKVLAEKVSDSLFLVMRVYFEKPRTTVGWKGLINDPYMDDSFKIQDGLHIGRKLLLDLAEMGLPTATEALDPISPQYLQDLISWSAIGARTTESQTHREMASGLSSAVGFKNGTDGSLTVAINALQSVSSPHRFLGINQSGGVSIVTTKGNNYGHVVLRGGNGKPNYDSVSVALCEQELNKAGIRPNVMIDCSHANSNKDPALQPLVMDNVANQILEGNNSIVGLMVESHLGWGNQSIPKDLSDLKYGVSITDACIDWETTEKAVMSMHDKLKDVLPRRQRD from the coding sequence ATGGCTGATTTACCAATCGACGACCTTAACGTTGCCTCCAACGTGACCCTCATCACGCCGGAGCAACTGAAGCGTGAAATTCCGCTGACCGCCTCGGCACTGCAGACCGTCTCCCACGGGCGCCAGGTGGTACGCGACATTCTCGACGGCAAGGATCACCGCCTGTTCATAGTGATCGGCCCTTGCTCCATTCACGACCTGAAGGCCGCCCATGAATACGCCGAGCGTCTCAAGGTGCTGGCAGAAAAGGTGTCCGACAGCCTCTTCCTCGTCATGCGGGTGTATTTCGAGAAACCACGCACCACCGTCGGCTGGAAAGGCCTGATCAACGATCCGTACATGGACGACTCGTTCAAGATCCAGGATGGCCTGCACATCGGCCGCAAGCTGCTGCTCGACCTTGCCGAGATGGGCCTGCCCACCGCGACCGAAGCGCTCGATCCGATTTCGCCGCAATACCTGCAGGACCTGATCAGCTGGTCGGCGATTGGCGCACGCACCACCGAATCCCAGACGCACCGCGAGATGGCCTCGGGCCTGTCCTCCGCAGTCGGCTTCAAGAACGGCACCGACGGCAGCCTGACCGTGGCCATCAACGCCCTGCAATCGGTTTCCAGTCCACACCGCTTCCTCGGTATCAACCAGTCCGGCGGCGTCTCCATCGTCACCACCAAGGGCAACAACTACGGCCATGTGGTCCTGCGCGGTGGCAACGGCAAGCCCAACTACGACTCGGTCAGCGTCGCGCTGTGCGAGCAGGAGCTGAACAAAGCGGGCATCCGCCCCAATGTGATGATCGACTGCAGCCACGCGAACTCCAACAAGGATCCGGCCCTGCAGCCGCTGGTGATGGACAACGTCGCCAACCAGATTCTGGAAGGCAACAACTCCATCGTCGGCCTGATGGTGGAAAGTCACCTTGGCTGGGGTAACCAGTCCATTCCGAAGGATCTGAGTGATCTCAAGTACGGCGTATCGATCACCGATGCCTGTATCGACTGGGAAACCACCGAGAAAGCGGTGATGAGCATGCACGACAAGCTCAAGGATGTACTGCCAAGACGGCAGCGCGACTGA
- a CDS encoding GNAT family N-acetyltransferase, which yields MSDTVRVHHDLAGHRFEAVIDGHCAYLAYMDLGKKTLDMYRTFVPDALRGRGIAAVLTQHALEYAEREGYQVIPSCSYVERYIERNRPTSDRVEPNP from the coding sequence ATGAGCGATACGGTGCGTGTTCACCATGACCTGGCTGGTCATCGCTTCGAGGCCGTGATCGACGGTCATTGTGCCTATCTGGCCTATATGGATCTGGGCAAGAAGACTCTGGACATGTACCGGACCTTCGTGCCGGATGCGCTGCGTGGGCGAGGCATCGCCGCTGTGCTGACGCAGCACGCGCTCGAATATGCCGAGCGCGAGGGGTATCAGGTGATTCCGTCTTGTTCCTATGTCGAACGCTACATCGAGCGTAATCGACCGACCTCGGACAGGGTGGAACCGAACCCATAA
- the cysB gene encoding HTH-type transcriptional regulator CysB encodes MKLQQLRYIWEVAHHDLNVSATAQSLFTSQPGISKQIRLLEDELGVEVFARSGKHLTRVTPAGERIITTAGEILRKCESIKQIAQEFSNEKKGTLSIATTHTQARYALPQVISSFIKQYPDVSLHMHQGTPMQIAEMAADGTVDFAIATEGLELFGDLVMMPCYRWNRCVIVPQGHPLAKLEKLTLEALAEHPIVTYVFGFTGRSKLDEAFGHRGLSPKVVFTAADADVIKTYVRLGLGVGIVARMAVDSKLDSDLVVLDASELFESSVTKIGFRRGTFLRGFMCDFIQQFAPHLDRDMLEKAIQCRNKAELDELFDGMELPTY; translated from the coding sequence ATGAAGCTTCAACAACTGCGTTACATCTGGGAAGTGGCGCACCATGACCTCAACGTTTCGGCAACGGCGCAGAGTCTGTTCACCTCGCAACCCGGGATCAGCAAGCAGATCCGACTGCTGGAAGACGAGCTCGGCGTCGAGGTGTTCGCCCGCAGCGGCAAGCATCTGACCCGTGTCACGCCAGCGGGGGAGCGCATCATCACGACGGCAGGCGAGATCCTGCGCAAATGCGAGAGCATCAAGCAGATCGCTCAGGAGTTCTCCAATGAAAAGAAGGGAACCCTGAGCATCGCCACCACCCATACCCAGGCGCGCTACGCGTTGCCCCAGGTCATTAGCAGCTTTATCAAGCAATACCCTGACGTTTCCCTGCACATGCACCAGGGTACGCCGATGCAGATCGCCGAGATGGCCGCCGACGGCACCGTCGACTTCGCCATTGCCACCGAAGGACTGGAGTTGTTCGGTGATCTGGTGATGATGCCCTGCTATCGCTGGAACCGTTGTGTGATCGTGCCTCAGGGGCATCCGTTGGCAAAGCTCGAAAAGCTCACGCTCGAAGCGCTCGCCGAGCATCCAATCGTGACCTACGTGTTCGGCTTCACCGGTCGGTCCAAGCTCGACGAGGCGTTCGGGCATCGCGGGCTTTCGCCGAAGGTGGTGTTCACCGCTGCCGACGCCGACGTGATCAAGACCTATGTGCGGCTTGGGCTGGGCGTCGGCATCGTTGCGCGGATGGCTGTGGATTCCAAGCTCGACTCGGATCTGGTGGTACTGGATGCCAGCGAGCTGTTCGAATCCAGCGTGACCAAAATCGGCTTCCGTCGCGGCACCTTCCTGCGTGGCTTCATGTGCGACTTCATCCAGCAGTTTGCCCCGCACCTGGATCGGGACATGCTGGAGAAGGCGATCCAGTGCCGTAATAAGGCAGAGCTGGATGAGCTGTTCGACGGTATGGAGCTGCCGACTTATTGA
- a CDS encoding arylesterase, translating into MRKWLKCGALALLCWTQGALAGTVLVVGDSISAAFGLETSQGWVHLLQERLVEADDSWRVVNASISGDTTAGGLARLDPLLEEHAPEVVILELGGNDGLRGQSPAQLKQNLAEMIDRSRKAGAEVLLLGMRMPPNLGQRYTRAFAEAFDSLAAEKPVSYVPFLLEGVGGVAGMMQADGIHPTAEAQTQLLDTVWPVLEPLL; encoded by the coding sequence ATGCGAAAGTGGCTGAAATGCGGGGCTCTGGCGCTGCTGTGCTGGACTCAGGGAGCCCTGGCCGGAACCGTACTGGTGGTCGGCGATAGTATCAGCGCGGCTTTCGGGCTGGAAACCAGCCAGGGCTGGGTGCATCTGCTGCAGGAACGCCTGGTCGAGGCGGATGATTCGTGGCGCGTAGTGAACGCCTCGATCAGTGGCGACACCACGGCTGGCGGGCTCGCGCGGCTTGATCCGCTACTCGAGGAGCATGCGCCCGAAGTGGTGATTCTCGAGTTGGGAGGCAACGATGGCCTGCGTGGGCAGTCGCCGGCGCAATTGAAACAGAATCTTGCCGAGATGATCGATCGTAGCCGAAAAGCCGGTGCTGAAGTCCTGCTGCTTGGAATGCGCATGCCGCCCAATCTCGGGCAGCGTTATACCCGTGCGTTTGCCGAGGCGTTCGACTCGCTGGCAGCGGAGAAACCGGTGTCTTATGTGCCTTTTCTGTTGGAGGGGGTTGGAGGTGTCGCGGGGATGATGCAGGCCGATGGCATTCATCCGACCGCTGAAGCGCAGACCCAGCTGCTGGATACCGTCTGGCCGGTGCTCGAACCCTTGCTTTGA
- a CDS encoding Lpp/OprI family alanine-zipper lipoprotein: MNNVLKFSALALAAVLATGCSNSMTKESEARLTATEDAAARAQARADEAYSKADEALAAAQKAQQTADEANERALRMLERASRK; this comes from the coding sequence ATGAACAACGTTCTGAAATTCTCTGCTCTGGCTCTGGCCGCAGTTCTGGCTACCGGTTGCAGCAACAGCATGACCAAAGAAAGCGAAGCTCGCCTGACCGCGACCGAGGACGCCGCTGCCCGCGCCCAGGCTCGCGCTGACGAAGCGTACAGCAAGGCCGACGAAGCTCTGGCCGCCGCTCAGAAGGCTCAGCAGACCGCTGACGAAGCCAACGAGCGTGCTCTGCGTATGCTGGAACGCGCCAGCCGCAAGTAA
- a CDS encoding ABC transporter ATP-binding protein, which produces MSGNILDARNLNKVVPSAEGELSILADLSLQLAKGDSLAIVGTSGSGKSTLLGLLAGLDLPSSGEVHLAGHALAALDEDQRARVRAEHVGFVFQSFQLLDSLNALENVMLPLELDGRRDARERATELLGRVGLGERLHHYPRQLSGGEQQRVALARAFAAEPDVLFADEPTGNLDTHTGAHITELLFELNRERGTTLVLVTHDERLAKRCHRMIRLEGGRQIAAEAAE; this is translated from the coding sequence ATGAGCGGCAACATTCTCGACGCCCGGAACCTTAACAAAGTGGTACCCAGCGCGGAAGGCGAGCTGAGCATCCTGGCCGACCTTTCACTGCAGCTGGCCAAGGGCGACAGCCTCGCCATCGTCGGCACCTCCGGCTCCGGAAAGTCCACCCTGCTTGGCCTGCTCGCCGGACTGGATCTGCCGAGTTCCGGAGAGGTGCACCTGGCGGGCCACGCACTGGCCGCACTCGATGAGGATCAGCGCGCGCGCGTACGCGCCGAACACGTCGGTTTCGTCTTCCAGTCGTTCCAGTTGCTGGACAGCCTGAACGCACTGGAGAACGTCATGCTGCCCCTAGAGCTGGATGGTCGCCGCGATGCCCGCGAGCGCGCCACCGAACTGCTCGGCCGCGTCGGTCTTGGCGAGCGCCTGCACCACTACCCACGCCAGCTTTCGGGTGGCGAGCAACAGCGAGTTGCGTTGGCCCGTGCCTTCGCTGCCGAGCCGGACGTACTGTTTGCCGATGAGCCCACCGGCAACCTCGACACCCATACCGGTGCGCACATCACCGAGCTGCTTTTCGAACTCAATCGCGAGCGCGGCACCACGCTCGTGCTGGTGACCCACGACGAGCGCCTGGCCAAACGTTGCCACCGCATGATTCGCCTCGAGGGCGGTCGGCAGATCGCTGCCGAGGCGGCCGAATGA
- a CDS encoding L,D-transpeptidase family protein has product MLSRAFAVASCLSLAALLSAGTSAALELPLPPEGDDIVGQIQVIKAKYEDTFAAIGESHDLGYLELVAANPGVDPWLPGEGTDIILPTRFILPPGPREGVVINIAEYRLYYYPEGQNVVHTFPLGIGREGWGSPVGNARISAMTSNPAWYPPQSIRDEHAADGDPLPRVVPPGPDNPLGPFKMTLSLPGYLIHGSNKKFGIGMRVSHGCFRMLNHNVLELAKMVKVGTPVRIIDEPYKFGVSEGKVYLEAHAPLEEGDQQTLTLMDKHAVVINTLLKRDDAAGKLHLDWEMVREIIAGEDGLPIQIAEQRTEVAVQEDQLF; this is encoded by the coding sequence ATGCTCTCGCGCGCGTTTGCAGTCGCCTCCTGTTTGTCACTCGCTGCTTTGCTTTCAGCAGGTACCAGCGCGGCGCTCGAGCTGCCGTTACCGCCCGAGGGCGACGACATCGTCGGTCAGATCCAGGTCATCAAGGCCAAGTACGAAGACACCTTCGCGGCCATCGGTGAATCCCATGACCTCGGCTATCTGGAGCTGGTAGCGGCCAACCCGGGTGTCGATCCCTGGCTGCCAGGCGAGGGCACGGACATCATTCTGCCGACCCGTTTCATTCTGCCACCAGGCCCGCGCGAAGGCGTGGTGATCAACATTGCCGAATACCGCCTTTACTACTATCCGGAAGGGCAGAACGTCGTGCACACCTTCCCCCTCGGTATCGGCCGCGAGGGCTGGGGCTCGCCGGTCGGCAATGCGCGTATTTCCGCGATGACCAGCAACCCCGCCTGGTATCCGCCGCAGTCGATTCGCGATGAGCACGCCGCCGATGGCGATCCGCTGCCGAGAGTGGTGCCGCCGGGGCCGGATAACCCGCTGGGGCCGTTCAAGATGACGCTGTCGCTGCCCGGCTACCTGATTCACGGCTCGAACAAGAAGTTCGGTATCGGCATGCGCGTCAGTCATGGCTGCTTCCGCATGCTCAACCACAATGTGCTGGAGCTGGCGAAGATGGTGAAGGTGGGTACGCCGGTACGCATCATCGATGAGCCCTACAAATTCGGCGTGAGCGAAGGCAAGGTTTATCTCGAAGCCCACGCGCCGCTGGAGGAGGGCGATCAGCAAACGCTCACCTTGATGGACAAGCATGCGGTTGTGATCAATACGTTACTCAAACGTGACGATGCTGCAGGCAAGCTGCATCTTGACTGGGAAATGGTGCGCGAGATCATCGCTGGCGAGGACGGCCTGCCGATCCAGATTGCCGAACAACGTACGGAAGTGGCCGTTCAGGAAGACCAGTTGTTTTGA
- a CDS encoding FtsX-like permease family protein: MMRMPKARLFALAYRQLLRDARAGELRVLFFALVIAVAASTAIGYFGARLNGAMLLRASEFLGADLVLSGSAPAAPAQIEAGTAQGLAHAQVVEFSSVIATDEDLQLASVKAAGNGYPLRGTLRSAAQPYETEQPGGAPAPGEAWAEARLFAALDLEIGDSIEVGSKSLRLTRVLTYEPDRVGDFYSLTPRVLMHLDDLAATGVVQPGSRVRYGELWRGESAALAAYQQSLQGDLQAHQRIETANDSNRQIGGALGRAERYLNLASLAAILLAGVAVALSAARFATRRFDASALLRCLGLSRHDALLLYTLQLGMLGLLASIAGALLGWGAQHGLFFLLRDLLAQEIPPGGIWPASAGIATGLVALAGFALPPLAGLGRVPPLRVLRRDMLPVPPSAWLVYGTAIFALGLIMWRLSLDLKITLALLGGGLLATLLLGGLLLLGLTAMRRLLAGASLSWRLGLGQLLRHPLAAAGQALAFGLILLAMALIALLRGELLDTWQDQLPDNAPNHFVLNVLPAEKDAFAERIATLSEHAAPLYPVVPGRLIAINGEPVRQLVSKESQGERAIRRDLSLTWAAELPKDNHLVAGNWWGDQGDADIPGVSVEAELAESLQLQLGDRLSFTIGGLTRDASVTSLREVNWDSFQPNFYMIFEPDTLQGMPATYMTSFHLPPGKERELVELARAFPSVTLLQVEALLAQLRSILAQVSLAVEYVLLFVLAAGLAVLFAGLQATLDERIRQGALLRALGAERRLLLRARRAEFGLLGAASGLLAALGCELVSALLYHYAFDLRWQPHPWLLVLPLIGALLVGGAGLIGTRRALNASPLAVLRES, translated from the coding sequence ATGATGCGCATGCCCAAGGCCCGCCTGTTCGCCCTGGCCTACCGTCAATTGTTGCGCGACGCTCGCGCCGGTGAGCTGCGCGTGCTGTTCTTCGCGCTGGTCATCGCCGTGGCCGCCAGTACCGCGATCGGCTATTTCGGCGCACGCCTGAACGGCGCCATGCTGCTGCGCGCCAGCGAATTCCTGGGCGCCGACCTGGTGTTGAGCGGCAGCGCGCCGGCGGCGCCAGCGCAGATCGAAGCGGGCACGGCGCAAGGCCTCGCGCATGCACAGGTCGTCGAGTTCTCCAGCGTCATCGCGACCGATGAGGATTTGCAGCTTGCCAGCGTCAAGGCCGCCGGCAATGGTTATCCGTTGCGGGGTACCCTGCGCAGCGCTGCGCAGCCCTATGAAACCGAGCAGCCCGGCGGCGCTCCCGCACCTGGCGAAGCCTGGGCCGAGGCGCGCCTGTTTGCGGCCCTCGATCTGGAAATAGGCGACAGCATCGAGGTCGGCAGCAAGTCGCTGCGCCTGACCCGTGTACTGACCTATGAGCCGGACCGGGTTGGCGACTTCTACAGCCTGACGCCTCGGGTGTTGATGCACCTGGACGACCTGGCCGCGACCGGTGTCGTGCAACCCGGCAGCCGCGTCCGTTACGGCGAACTGTGGCGAGGTGAAAGCGCTGCACTAGCTGCCTACCAGCAGTCACTGCAAGGCGACCTGCAAGCGCACCAGCGCATCGAAACGGCCAACGACAGCAATCGACAGATCGGCGGTGCCCTTGGCCGCGCCGAACGCTATCTGAACCTGGCGAGTCTTGCCGCCATCCTGCTGGCCGGGGTGGCGGTCGCGCTCTCCGCCGCACGCTTCGCTACGCGCCGCTTCGACGCCAGCGCACTGTTGCGCTGCCTCGGCCTGTCGCGTCACGACGCCCTGCTGCTCTACACCCTGCAACTGGGCATGCTCGGCCTGCTGGCGAGCATCGCCGGTGCGTTGCTCGGCTGGGGCGCGCAGCACGGATTGTTCTTCCTGCTGCGCGATCTGCTCGCCCAGGAAATACCCCCTGGCGGCATCTGGCCGGCATCAGCAGGCATCGCTACCGGGCTGGTGGCCCTGGCGGGCTTTGCCCTGCCGCCGCTGGCGGGACTGGGCCGCGTGCCCCCGCTGCGTGTGCTGCGCCGCGACATGCTGCCGGTACCGCCAAGCGCCTGGCTGGTCTATGGCACCGCGATTTTCGCCCTCGGCCTGATCATGTGGCGGTTGAGCCTGGATCTGAAGATCACACTGGCATTGCTCGGCGGCGGCCTGCTCGCCACGCTGCTGCTCGGCGGTCTGCTTCTGCTTGGGCTCACAGCCATGCGCCGCCTGCTCGCAGGTGCGTCGCTGAGCTGGCGCCTGGGCCTCGGCCAGTTGCTGCGCCATCCACTGGCTGCGGCCGGGCAGGCCCTTGCCTTCGGCCTGATCCTGCTGGCCATGGCGCTTATCGCGCTGCTGCGTGGCGAGCTGCTCGATACCTGGCAGGACCAGCTGCCGGACAACGCACCGAATCATTTCGTGCTCAACGTCCTGCCGGCGGAAAAGGATGCCTTTGCCGAGCGCATCGCGACCCTCTCGGAGCATGCCGCGCCGCTGTATCCGGTCGTGCCAGGACGCCTGATCGCGATCAACGGCGAGCCGGTGCGCCAGCTGGTCAGCAAGGAATCCCAGGGTGAGCGCGCCATCCGCCGCGACCTGAGCCTGACCTGGGCCGCCGAACTACCGAAGGACAATCACCTCGTCGCGGGCAACTGGTGGGGCGATCAGGGCGACGCGGACATTCCCGGGGTATCCGTCGAGGCGGAACTTGCGGAAAGTCTGCAATTGCAGCTGGGTGATCGGCTGTCCTTCACCATCGGCGGGCTGACCCGCGACGCCAGCGTCACCAGCCTGCGCGAGGTCAACTGGGACAGCTTCCAACCCAACTTCTACATGATCTTCGAACCGGACACTCTCCAGGGCATGCCGGCCACCTATATGACCAGCTTCCACCTGCCGCCCGGCAAGGAACGCGAACTGGTGGAGCTGGCCCGCGCGTTTCCTTCGGTCACGCTGCTGCAGGTCGAGGCGCTGCTGGCTCAGTTGCGCAGCATCCTTGCGCAGGTGTCGCTGGCGGTGGAATACGTACTGTTGTTCGTGCTGGCGGCCGGGCTGGCGGTTCTGTTCGCCGGGCTGCAAGCGACACTCGACGAGCGCATCCGACAGGGCGCCTTGCTCAGGGCGCTCGGTGCGGAGCGCAGATTGCTGCTTCGTGCGCGCCGGGCCGAGTTCGGCCTGCTGGGCGCGGCCAGCGGCCTGCTCGCCGCGCTCGGCTGCGAGCTGGTCAGTGCCCTGCTCTACCACTACGCATTCGATCTGCGCTGGCAGCCGCACCCGTGGCTGCTGGTACTTCCGTTGATCGGCGCGTTGCTGGTCGGTGGCGCCGGGCTGATCGGCACTCGCCGTGCGCTGAATGCGAGCCCGCTGGCCGTACTGCGCGAGAGTTGA
- a CDS encoding phosphoadenylyl-sulfate reductase → MSPSIDVAALATAYAEKSPQDVLKLAFDLFGDDLWISFSGAEDVVLLDMAWKLNKNVKVFTLDTGRLHSETYRFIEQVREHYGIAIEIMTPDPALLQPLVNEKGLFSFYRDGHGECCGIRKIEPLRRKLSTVRAWATGQRRDQSPGTRSRVSVLELDTAFSTVENALYKFNPLAQMTSEEVWGYIRMLEIPYNSLHERGFISIGCEPCTRPVLPNQHEREGRWWWEEATHKECGLHAGNLIAKN, encoded by the coding sequence ATGAGCCCATCTATCGACGTCGCCGCATTGGCCACCGCCTACGCCGAGAAATCCCCGCAAGACGTTTTAAAGCTCGCCTTCGACCTGTTTGGCGATGACCTGTGGATTTCCTTCAGTGGCGCCGAAGACGTGGTGCTGCTGGACATGGCCTGGAAGTTGAACAAGAACGTCAAGGTGTTCACCCTTGATACCGGACGACTGCATAGCGAAACCTACCGGTTCATCGAACAGGTGCGTGAACATTACGGCATCGCAATCGAGATCATGACTCCGGACCCGGCATTACTGCAGCCGCTGGTAAACGAGAAAGGCCTGTTCAGTTTCTATCGTGACGGTCACGGCGAATGCTGTGGGATTCGCAAGATCGAACCGCTGCGCCGCAAGCTGTCCACCGTCCGCGCCTGGGCCACCGGGCAGCGCCGCGACCAGAGCCCCGGCACGCGCAGCCGGGTATCGGTGCTTGAACTGGATACGGCCTTCTCCACAGTGGAAAACGCCTTGTACAAGTTCAACCCGCTGGCGCAGATGACCAGCGAGGAAGTCTGGGGCTACATCCGCATGCTGGAAATTCCTTACAACAGCCTGCATGAGCGCGGTTTCATCAGCATTGGCTGCGAGCCCTGCACCCGCCCGGTTCTGCCCAACCAGCACGAGCGTGAAGGACGCTGGTGGTGGGAAGAAGCCACCCACAAGGAATGCGGGCTGCATGCCGGCAATCTGATCGCCAAGAACTGA
- a CDS encoding putative 2-dehydropantoate 2-reductase: MSAANPRIGIIGTGAIGGFYGLMLARAGYDVHFLLRSEYAAVHERGLQVNSAVHGSLLLERPQVYRDAAKMPACDWLLVGAKSTSNEALAPIIAQLAAPDCKVVVLQNGLGVEDAIRPFLPDTVHLLGGLCAICAHRSAPGVVEHQALGGVNLGYHSGPASGDEQAQLALLNAMVEMFRQAGVDSSPMPSLAQARWMKLVWNVPFNGLSALLDAGTESLLSSDHSRAQVKAIMQEVCTAAHALGCSLPEDFPEKLLMGTARMPDYLPSMYHDRFQNRPMELEAIYAAPLAAAAQAGVSMPRTEMLYHLLRFLEQRTGG; this comes from the coding sequence ATGTCTGCAGCGAATCCACGTATCGGCATCATCGGCACCGGTGCCATCGGAGGTTTTTACGGGCTGATGCTGGCGCGTGCCGGCTACGATGTGCACTTTCTGTTGCGTAGCGAATACGCCGCGGTGCACGAGCGCGGGCTACAGGTAAACAGTGCCGTTCATGGATCGTTGTTGTTGGAGCGGCCGCAGGTCTATCGCGATGCGGCAAAGATGCCGGCGTGCGACTGGTTGCTGGTCGGTGCCAAAAGCACCAGCAATGAAGCACTCGCGCCGATCATCGCGCAGCTGGCCGCTCCTGATTGCAAGGTCGTTGTACTGCAGAACGGTTTGGGGGTGGAAGATGCCATCAGGCCATTCCTCCCTGACACCGTACATCTGCTCGGTGGCTTGTGTGCGATCTGTGCCCATCGCTCGGCGCCCGGCGTGGTGGAGCATCAGGCACTGGGCGGGGTGAATCTCGGTTACCACTCGGGACCTGCCAGCGGCGACGAGCAGGCGCAACTTGCGCTGCTGAACGCGATGGTCGAGATGTTCCGTCAGGCAGGCGTGGACTCATCGCCGATGCCCAGCCTGGCACAGGCGCGCTGGATGAAGCTGGTGTGGAATGTCCCGTTCAACGGGCTGTCGGCGTTGCTCGACGCGGGCACCGAGTCACTGCTCAGTAGCGATCACTCGCGCGCGCAGGTCAAGGCGATCATGCAAGAGGTCTGCACGGCGGCGCACGCGCTGGGCTGTTCGCTGCCGGAGGACTTTCCGGAAAAGCTGCTGATGGGCACTGCGCGTATGCCCGATTACCTGCCCAGCATGTATCACGATCGTTTTCAGAACCGGCCGATGGAGCTTGAAGCGATCTATGCGGCACCGCTCGCTGCCGCAGCGCAGGCTGGCGTTTCGATGCCCAGGACGGAGATGTTGTATCACCTGTTGCGTTTTCTGGAGCAGCGCACTGGCGGCTGA
- the thrH gene encoding bifunctional phosphoserine phosphatase/homoserine phosphotransferase ThrH yields MEIACLDLEGVLVPEIWIAFAEATGIESLRATTRDIPDYDVLMKQRLRILDEHGLKLADIQKVIATLKPLEGAAEFVDWLRERFQVVILSDTFYEFSQPLMRQLGFPTLLCHRLITDENDRVVDYQLRQKDPKRQSVIALKSLYYRVIAAGDSYNDTTMLSEAHAGILFHAPDNVIAEFPQFPAVHTFDELKQEFLKASNRRLAL; encoded by the coding sequence GTGGAAATAGCCTGTCTCGACCTGGAAGGTGTGCTGGTTCCGGAAATCTGGATCGCCTTTGCCGAGGCCACCGGAATCGAATCGCTCCGGGCGACCACGCGGGACATTCCCGACTACGACGTGCTGATGAAGCAGCGCCTGCGCATCCTGGATGAGCACGGCCTGAAGCTCGCCGACATCCAGAAGGTGATTGCGACGTTGAAGCCGCTGGAAGGTGCAGCGGAGTTCGTCGACTGGCTGCGCGAGCGCTTCCAGGTGGTGATCCTGTCCGACACCTTCTACGAATTCTCGCAGCCGCTGATGCGCCAGCTGGGATTCCCGACGCTGCTTTGCCACCGCCTGATCACTGACGAAAACGATCGCGTGGTCGACTATCAGCTGCGTCAGAAAGATCCCAAGCGCCAGTCGGTCATCGCGCTGAAGAGCCTGTACTACCGCGTGATCGCCGCGGGCGATTCCTACAACGACACCACCATGCTCAGCGAAGCCCATGCCGGCATCCTGTTCCATGCGCCGGACAATGTCATCGCCGAGTTCCCGCAGTTCCCGGCAGTGCATACCTTCGACGAGCTGAAGCAGGAATTCCTCAAGGCATCGAATCGCAGGTTGGCGCTCTGA